A window of the Garra rufa chromosome 10, GarRuf1.0, whole genome shotgun sequence genome harbors these coding sequences:
- the cirbpa gene encoding cold inducible RNA binding protein a isoform X2, giving the protein MSDEGKLFIGGLSFDTTEQSLEDAFSKYGVITNVHVARNRETNKSRGFGFVTFENPDDAKDALEGMNGKSVDGRTIRVDEAGKGGGGRSGGGSYRGGGGRGGGGGFFRGGRGRGGSRGGGGYGGGDRGYGGGGDRGYGGGDRSYGGDRSYSSSGGYKSGGGGGYSSGGGSGYNRDRGSGYSDRSSSYRDSYDSYDW; this is encoded by the exons ATGTCTGACGAAGGAAAGCTTTTCATTGGGGGTCTGAGTTTCGACACCACCGAACAGTCGCTAGAGGACGCCTTCTCCAAATATGGCGTCATCACCAACG TTCACGTGGCCCGAAACAGAGAAACCAACAAATCCAGAGGATTCGGCTTCGTAACCTTTGAGAACCCAGACGATGCTAAAGACGCACTTGAAGGAATGAATGGAAAG tCTGTGGATGGCAGGACGATCCGCGTGGATGAGGCCGGAAAGGGCGGCGGTGGCCGATCCGGCGGTGGATCCTACAGAGGCGGTGGAGGACGTGGAGGTGGAGGAGGATTCTTCAGAGGAGGCCGGGGAAGAGGAGGTTCGAGAG GTGGTGGTGGATATGGCGGCGGTGATCGTGGTTATGGAGGAGGTGGAGATCGCGGTTATGGCGGAGGTGACCGTAGTTATGGAGGTGACCGAAGCTACAGCAGCAGTGGAGGATATAAGAGCGGAGGAGGCGGCGGTTACTCCTCTGGAGGAGGTAGCGGCTACAACAGAGACAG GGGTTCTGGGTACAGTGATCGCAGCAGCTCTTACAGAGACAGCTATGATAGCTATG
- the cirbpa gene encoding cold inducible RNA binding protein a isoform X3 encodes MSDEGKLFIGGLSFDTTEQSLEDAFSKYGVITNVHVARNRETNKSRGFGFVTFENPDDAKDALEGMNGKSVDGRTIRVDEAGKGGGGRSGGGSYRGGGGRGGGGGFFRGGRGRGGGGGYGGGDRGYGGGGDRGYGGGDRSYGGDRSYSSSGGYKSGGGGGYSSGGGSGYNRDRGSGYSDRSSSYRDSYDSYAVHE; translated from the exons ATGTCTGACGAAGGAAAGCTTTTCATTGGGGGTCTGAGTTTCGACACCACCGAACAGTCGCTAGAGGACGCCTTCTCCAAATATGGCGTCATCACCAACG TTCACGTGGCCCGAAACAGAGAAACCAACAAATCCAGAGGATTCGGCTTCGTAACCTTTGAGAACCCAGACGATGCTAAAGACGCACTTGAAGGAATGAATGGAAAG tCTGTGGATGGCAGGACGATCCGCGTGGATGAGGCCGGAAAGGGCGGCGGTGGCCGATCCGGCGGTGGATCCTACAGAGGCGGTGGAGGACGTGGAGGTGGAGGAGGATTCTTCAGAGGAGGCCGGGGAAGAGGAG GTGGTGGTGGATATGGCGGCGGTGATCGTGGTTATGGAGGAGGTGGAGATCGCGGTTATGGCGGAGGTGACCGTAGTTATGGAGGTGACCGAAGCTACAGCAGCAGTGGAGGATATAAGAGCGGAGGAGGCGGCGGTTACTCCTCTGGAGGAGGTAGCGGCTACAACAGAGACAG GGGTTCTGGGTACAGTGATCGCAGCAGCTCTTACAGAGACAGCTATGATAGCTATG
- the cirbpa gene encoding cold inducible RNA binding protein a isoform X1, with amino-acid sequence MSDEGKLFIGGLSFDTTEQSLEDAFSKYGVITNVHVARNRETNKSRGFGFVTFENPDDAKDALEGMNGKSVDGRTIRVDEAGKGGGGRSGGGSYRGGGGRGGGGGFFRGGRGRGGSRGGGGYGGGDRGYGGGGDRGYGGGDRSYGGDRSYSSSGGYKSGGGGGYSSGGGSGYNRDRGSGYSDRSSSYRDSYDSYAVHE; translated from the exons ATGTCTGACGAAGGAAAGCTTTTCATTGGGGGTCTGAGTTTCGACACCACCGAACAGTCGCTAGAGGACGCCTTCTCCAAATATGGCGTCATCACCAACG TTCACGTGGCCCGAAACAGAGAAACCAACAAATCCAGAGGATTCGGCTTCGTAACCTTTGAGAACCCAGACGATGCTAAAGACGCACTTGAAGGAATGAATGGAAAG tCTGTGGATGGCAGGACGATCCGCGTGGATGAGGCCGGAAAGGGCGGCGGTGGCCGATCCGGCGGTGGATCCTACAGAGGCGGTGGAGGACGTGGAGGTGGAGGAGGATTCTTCAGAGGAGGCCGGGGAAGAGGAGGTTCGAGAG GTGGTGGTGGATATGGCGGCGGTGATCGTGGTTATGGAGGAGGTGGAGATCGCGGTTATGGCGGAGGTGACCGTAGTTATGGAGGTGACCGAAGCTACAGCAGCAGTGGAGGATATAAGAGCGGAGGAGGCGGCGGTTACTCCTCTGGAGGAGGTAGCGGCTACAACAGAGACAG GGGTTCTGGGTACAGTGATCGCAGCAGCTCTTACAGAGACAGCTATGATAGCTATG